TCGAGCGTTTTACTGTCGAGAGATTGCTCGCAATCCGCACGGCCCATGAGGAATGGGTTCTACATCAAATCACTGGCTCTCCTATATCCATCGGAACTCCCCATCCATCAACCGCAACATCATCACCCATCCAAGATTCTCGCGTAACGGAAGAGTGTGCCGCCCTACTCTCAAGAGCACAATCGGGTGAGCTGCTCTCACGAGTGGTTGCTGACACCTTGGCGCTCGCACTACGTATTGGAGACCAAGAATTACGCACATTCTGCGAAAACGAAATTGCTGGCTATCCAGAAGATTGCGAACTGCCGCCCTACCGCAAGCCTAAAATGTTCTTGTCCCTCCATGAGTTCAATCCGCAGTACATTGGATGGGGTGGACAAGCACTGCGTGTCCTTCAGCATCTTCGTGCAAACCCCTCTCAATATCCACAAATCAGTACCGCGATGCAACTTGCACTATCGGATTTCGAGTCCACATCACTCCCATCAAACTCGCTATCAATCATGCAAAGAAAAGTAAGAGACTTTCCAGTATCTACTCCGCTCGACCCCGAGACACCTGTTTTCCTTTACGCATCTCCAGATATTTACCAGCAGATACTCAGCGGAATTCGGCAGGAAATAACACGACGCCTCTTGAGCAAGCTGCGTGTGTTAGTTCCAAAATCCACATAGACACCACCACATCCTCCCCTTCAGTCTCTTTCTCGGGTCCCGATGTGCACCCCTGGAATTCCCACAGCACTCCATATGCGGCGTGGATGAAAACGCGACAATGAGGCTGCTCGAAAAACTCTCACGCCACCACTTTCCAAATCCGCCTGCCACTCTAGCTGAAATCGTGGAGTTCGAGCAGCGGGTGGGTTGGCGCATGGACTCGGACTTGCGCGCCTTCTATCTACACTGCAACGGCGCCAAGTTGTTCGAGCAGCCAGACTCTCCTTACCGAATCCTCCCATTGGACAAGATCATCCGGGCTCGTGTGGCCATGCGAGGAGAGGACAGTGATGAGTGGGGACCTGCCTCCTGGTACGTGCTCTGCGACCTTCATGACAACGATCGCATCCTGGTGAATGTGGACAGGACGCTAAACGCCCGTCATCCCATCATTGATGGCTGGAACGAAGGATTTTCGCATCCGGAGGACTGCAAGCAGATCGCTGGCTCATTCTCGGAGTTCCTGGAGGCAGCACTCAGTAGTGGCGGGCGCAAGTTCTGGCTGAAGCAGGGCGGCTCCTGAAGCAGTCCACGCCCTGCGCCTCACATGTCCCAATCGAAAGTGTCTACGGCCTCCTCGATGCTGCGGGATGCCAGCACTTTGAGCAGTTCCTCGGGCATCGCTCCCGACGCCTGGACCTCCACATCCCCCAGCAGCGCCTGGTCCGGGTAGCCGATGCACACCACCCGCACCTTCAGTCCTCCGCACCTGGAGCGAAGTCTGGATGGCCGTCCGCGCCGCTGCGTCCATCTCGCCCTTCCGGACCTTGGGCACTCCAATCCGGCCAACTCCTTCAGCTTTCTGGACGCGCTCGCCGACTACCGCGTGGAGTTGCTCCCATGGTCCGAAGCCCGCATGCACCTCTATGCGGCCATCGAGGAAATGGGACTCATCCGGCGCGCCTAACCGGGTGGAGGCCCGAGTTCCAACGGGTCCCACACGAGTTCCTCGGTGGGCGTCAGAATCATGTTGGTGAACCCGTGCCGCTCCACGAAGCGCGCGAAGCGCTCGGAGACGACCAGTCGCCCATGCAGCCCCCGGGGACGGAAGATGTCCTCCCCCTGCCAAGTGCCGGGCTCCAAGGAGAAGCCGTAGATGGCATTCTTCGTCGCCTCGCGGCACTCCTCACACGTAGGAGGCTCATCGGCGTAGCGAATGCGGCTGAGCGCCATGTGCACCGCCGCGCGGCTGAAACAGGCCGTGACGGCCAGGTAGTGAGGCACGTGAGTGGGCTTGGAGCCTCGCCGCTTGCGGCGCACCCGTACCACCTCCACCGGGTGGAAGCCCTCCAGCCCCGTGAGTCCTTCCTCCTGGAAAGCCCGGGCGAACCGGTCGGAGACGAGAAGGTCATCCCCTGGCGCTTTGATGAAGTCCCCGAGTTCCTCACCGTGCAGGAACAGCTCGATTCGGTAGGGGGAAAGCCATTTCATCATTCCAATGGGGTTACCGCACCGCGGGCAGACAGCCCCCTCTTCACGATTGACGGGCTCGGCCTTCTCGACATCGATATCGTAACGGGACCCGATCGCGTCCTTTTCCAGGACGAAGAAACGCGGGGAGGCAGACGGTTCAGAAGCCATTGGGGAACCTCGCACGCATCAAGGGCCGATTGTAGATTTCCCGGAGCAGGGCCTCGAACTGCTTCGGGGTCGCCGTTCTGTTGTCCTCGAGCCACTTGATGACTTCCGCGTCCACCTTCCGGTGCCACTCCTGATAGCCGCAGTGGGCCTTCTCATCATCGGCCCGGGAGACGAAGCGCGGGTCGCGTGGCTTGTAATGGCCGCGAAGTGTGCCGTGTTCCTCCAATGCCTTGGCGATGGGCCGGGAGATGATGTGGTGCAACTGCCCCTTGCACTCCTTCGGCTCGGAACAGTCGGAGGCAGCCTCGGCCTCACTCGCCGCCTCCGCCTTCTGACCGGCCTCCTCCACCACCTTGGCCTGCGCCGCGACCTTCTCCAACTGCGCGAGAATCTCCGCCGCCTTCTTCGGGTTGGTCTGCTTCAGCGTCTCGCACGCGCTGAACATCCCCGCCTTGCAGTGGCAAATCGCCGACGTCTCACCCGGCGTGCATGGAATCTGCGTGAGTAGCAGCAGCAGCAGGCTCGCGAACACGTGTCTCCTCCTTGGACCTCCGCGCAGACTACTTGGAGCCCTCTGGCCCGTCCTTCAGAGCCCTCGCGCGTGCGGCCTCCCGGAGATCCAGCACTCGCGGCTCGGAAAGCCCCGGTGCCCCATCCCGAGCGAGCTCGCACAGGAGCTCGGCCACCTCGCCAAGCTCATTCTCCCCCCTCTGTTCCATCATGTGGAGGAGCTGGGGGATCGCGAACCATGCCAGGGGACCGAGACCTCGGAAGGCAACGACACTCCTGAGACGTTCGAACGAGGATCTGCTCCACAGCGAGTCCACCAGAATCGGGACGCACTCCTCCGAGGGTGCACACTCCGCCAGCGAGAAGGCGGCCACCCACCGCACGGTCCGCACGGGATCCGAGAGCAGGCTCCGCAGGGTTGGTACTGCTCCCGCCGCATGCGCCCTCAAGCGTGACAGGCTTCTCGCCGCGTTGAGCCGCACCAAGGGATGCGGGTCCCTGCAACCCGCCTCCAGAATGGGGAGTGCCTCGTCGAAATGGGGCTCGCACCAGGTCAACGCCACCATGGCCGCGATCCGCACCTCCAGCTTTGGATCATCGAGGCACAATCCAACGGCGCGAAGGGCATCCACCGACGGTGGGATCCTCGGCTGGGGGCCAATCCGGATACAGATATGCCGCCTGTCCCACAGCTCCGCGAGCACCTGGAGGGTGTGCTGACGTCGGCGACGGTGCTTCGGGTCACGGAGATTCGCGACCAGCGCTTCCATCCGGCGAATCTGCCGTTGCTCGTCCGTCATGACAGGAGTCCCTCTACCCGAGGCAACTCACGCCCCGCCGCCTCACGTATCCCACTCGAACGTGTCCGCGGCATCCTCGATGATGCGGGGCGCCAACACCTTGAGCAGCTCCTCGGGCTTCGCTCCCGACGCCTGGACCTCCACGTCGCCCAGCAGTGCCTGGTCCGGGTAGCCGATGCACACCACCCGCACCTTCAGGCCCCCGCTCTCCGTGGGGTGGATCTCCGTCTGCAACCGGTAGCCGTGGATGCCGTGCTTGCGCAGGACGCCTTGCGCCGCCGCCTTGCTCTCCTTCACCGGTGCCAGCAGCGCTCCCACCTGGGTCAGCTTCCGCCGCATCCGGGCCTCGGTGACCTTCACCACCTCCGGCCGCAGCTGGCCCGTCTTGTCCTTCACCCCAACGAGCTGCACATAGAGCTTCGGTGCCCGTGCCTTCAAATCCTGCAGCACCTGGAGCGACGTCTGGATGGCCGTCCGCGCCGCCGCGTCCGTCTCGCTCTTCCGCGCCTTGAGGCACTCCAGTCCGGCCAGTTCCTTCAGCTTCCCCAACGCCTGGGCCGAGGCCGCGCGGACCTGCTCGCTCGAATCCTTCAGCCCATCACACAGCGGTTTCAGGGCCTCCGGATCATCCGAGGCCCCCAGACCGAGCGCGGCCTGTGAGCGCAGCTTGGGATCCGTCCCCTTCCCGAGCTGTTTGCTCAAGGAAGCGGTCCGGGCGTCCACCTGGGCCAGGACAGCCCCTGGCAGCGAGAGAAGAAAGAGAGCGAGAAGCGAGAACGGGCGCCGCATGTCTGGGAACCGATCCTAGCCCGGTCCGCGAAGAACACAGCGCCCCCCGGTACGCCGCGGGGCGTCACCTCTTCCAGCCGAACGAGCTCGCGGCCTCCTCGATGGCCCGGGGTGCCAGCGCCTCGAGCATGTCTCCCTGCTCCGCTCCGGACGCCTGCACCTCCACGTTCCCGAGGAGCTGCTTGCCCGGGTAGCGCAGGCACATCACCGACAGCTTCAACCCCCCATCCGGCCCGGGACGGATCTCCGCCATCAGCCGGTAGCCCTGGAGCTTCTCCTTCTTCAGCACCGCCCGGGCCTCCGCCTCGCTCTCCTTCTCCGGAGCCAGCCAGGCGCCCAGCTGGGTCAGCTTCCGCCGCATCCGGGCCTCGGTGGCCTTCACCCACTCCGGCGGCACCGTCCCCGTCGCGTCCTTCACCCCATTGAGCATCACGTACAGGCGCGGCGGCCGTGCCTTCAGCTCGCGCAGCGTCTTCAGCGCCGCCGTGATGGCCGCCTGGGCCGCCTCGTCCGGCTCGTCCTTCCGGGCCTCCAGGCACTCCACTGCCCCCACCTCGCCCAGCTTCCCCAGCGCCTCGGCCGCCGCCGCCCTCACCTCTCCGCTCGGGTCCTGGAGCCCCTCGCACAGGGGCTGGAGCGCCTCCGGATCCTCCGACTCCCCCAGCACCCTCGCCGCCTGGATGCGCTGCGGGGGCTCGGCTCCCTTCCTCAGCAGCCGTCCGAGCGAGGCCGTCTGGGGGTTCGTCTGGGCCACGACGGTTATAGGGAGAACAAGCAGGAAGCAGGCGACAAGGTGGGATGGGGAGCGCATGTCAGGCTTCGATCCTAGCCCGGTCCATAAGAAACGCAGCGCACCCCCCACTTGTGGCATATACCCTCACCATGTCCTCTGTCATGTCCGCCTCCCAGATTCGCGAGGCGTTCCTCAAGTTCTTCGAAGAGCGCGGTCACCGCCGCGTCGCGTCGTCTTCCCTCGTCCCCCAGAACGACCCGACCCTGCTGTTCACCAACGCGGGCATGGTCCAGTTCAAGGACGTCTTCACCGGGCGTGAGAAGCGCGACTACGCACGCGCCACCACCTCGCAGAAGTGCGTGCGCGCCGGCGGCAAGCACAACGACCTCGACAACGTGGGCTACACCGCGCGCCACCACACGTTCTTCGAGATGCTCGGCAACTTCTCCTTCGGCGACTACTTCAAGGCCGAGGCCATCGCCTACGGCTGGGAGTTCGTGACGAAGACGCTCGGGCTGCCCAAGGAGCGGCTCGCCGTCACCGTGTTCAACGGCGAGCGGGGCATTCCCTGGGACGAGGAGGCCGCCGAGCTGTGGGCGAAGCAGGGCGTGTCCCGCGACCGCATCCTCAAGCTCGGCTACAAGGACAACTTCTGGGCCATGGGCGACACCGGCCCGTGCGGCCCGTGCTCCGAAATCCACTTCCACCAGGGCAACGACATCCCCTGTGTCGAGGAGGCCGCGGGCCGTCCGTGCCAGGGCGTGGCGTGTGACTGCGACCGGTGGCTGGAGATCTGGAACCTCGTGTTCATGCAGTTCGAGCGCAAGGAGAAGGACGCGCCGCTCATCCCGCTGCCCAAGCCGTCCATCGACACGGGCGCGGGCCTTGAGCGCATCGCGTCCGTCGTCCAGGGCAAGCGCTCCAACTACGACACGGACCTCTTCCAGGGCATCCTCTCCACGGTGAGCGGGCTGGTCGGCAAGCCCTACACCCAGGAGGGTGGGGCCTCCATGCGCGTGGTGGCGGACCACAGCCGCGCCACCGCCTTCCTCGTCGCCGATGGCGTGCAGCCCTCCAACGAGGGCCGCGGCTACGTCCTGCGCCGCATCATGCGCCGCGCCATCCGCCACGGCTCGCTGCTGGGCCTGGACGAGCTCTTCTTCTACAAGGTCGTGGACCGCGTCATCGAGCTCATGGGCGATGCCTACCCCGAGCTGCGCGAGAGCCGCACCTTCATCCTCGAGGTCGCCAAGTTCGAGGAGGAGAGCTTCCGCCGCACGCTCAACCGCGGCATGAAGCTCATCGACGAGGAGGTCTCCCGGCTGAAGAAGTCCGGCGAGAAGGTGCTCGAGGGCAAGAAGGTGTTCGATCTGCACAGCACCTACGGCTTCCCGTGGGACCTCACGCAGATCATCCTCCGCGAGCGCGGCTATGAGGCGGACCTCGAGGGCTTCGAGAAGGAGATGGAGGAGGAGGCGAAGCGGGGCAAGTTCGCCGGCTCCGGTGACAAGGCGGTGGGCGCCATCTACCAGCAGGTCCTCGAGCGGCTGGGCCCCAGCGAGTTCCTCGGCTACGAGGGCGTGGGCCACGAGGGCGAGGGCTCCGTGCGCGCCATCCTCAAGGGCGGCGCCGAGGTGACGCACGCCAGCGAGGGCGACGAGGTGGAGCTGGTGCTGGACCGCACGCCCTTCTACGGCGAGTCTGGCGGCCAGATGGGCGACACCGGCCGCATCGTGGGCCACGGAGGCAAGGCCGTGGCGCAGGTGCAGGACGCGCAGCGTCCGGTGCAGGGCCTCATCGTCCACAAGGTGAAGGTCACCCAGGGCTCCTTCAAGGTCGGAGACATGGTGCAGGCGGGTGTGGACGGCGAGCGGCGCTCGTCCATCCGCGCCAACCACTCGGCCACGCACCTGCTGCACAAGGCGCTCAAGATGGTGCTCGGCGAGCACGTCAAGCAGGCCGGCTCCGTGGTGGCGCCGGACTACCTGCGCTTCGACTTCTCGCACTTCGCGCCCATGACGCACGAGCAGCTGGAGCAGGTGGAAGACCTGGTCAACGGCTGGGTGCGCGAGAACACCGAGGCGCAGACGCGCATCATGAACCTGGAGGAGGCGAAGAAGTCCGGCGCCGTCGCCATGTTCGGCGAGAAGTACGGCGAGACGGTGCGCGTCGTCACCGTGCACCCCCAGTCCACCGAGCTGTGCGGCGGCACCCACGTGCGGCGCAGCGGTGACATCGGCCTCTTCAAGGTGCTCAGCGAGTCCGGCGTGGCCTCGGGCGTGCGGCGCGTCACCGCCGTCACCGGCCTGGGCGCCCTCCAGTACGTGCGCGAGACCGAGCGCGAGCTGAAGAAGGCCGCCGAGCTGCTGAAGACCTCGCCCAAGGACCTGGTCAAGCGCGTGGAGTCCACGCAGAAGCGCATGAAGGAGCTGGAGAAGAAGATCGAGGAGGTGGCCGTGAAGGCACAGGCCGGCTCCAGCAAGGATCTGCTCGACCAGGCGCGCGACATCAACGGCATGAAGGTGCTCGCCACGCGGATGGACCCGGCCGACCCGAACGTGTTCCGCGGGCTGGCGGACCAGCTGCGCGACCGCATCAAGTCCGGGGTGATCGTCATCGGCGGAGAGAAGGACGGCAAGGTCGTCCTGCTCGTGGCGGCCACCAAGGACGTGGTGGCCCGGGGCATCCACGCCGGCAACCTGCTCAAGGAGATGGCCAAGGAGGTCAACGGCCGCGGCGGTGGCAAGCCGGACCTGGCCCAGGGCGGTGGCGAGGACCCCTCGCGCATCCCCGCCGCCTTCGACAAGTTCTACGAGCTGGTCCAGGGGACGAACCTCTCATGAGCCCGTCCGCCCGTGGCATCGCGGCGCTCCTCTGCGCGGCGGCCCTCCTCGGGGGCTGCAAGAAGGAGGAGCCCGCCCCCGTCGAGGACCGCACCCTCGCCAAGCTGCGCGAGGAGGTGGATCGCGTGAACCAGGGCGGCGCTCCCTCCGGGCCGCCCGCGGACAACTCCACCGACCCCAACGCGCGGCTCGCCGGGCTCGCCACGGGCCAGGAGGAGGAGGCGAAGACACTCGCCATCCCCTCCCCCAACCCGACCGTGCACGCGGACACGCTCGCCGTGAAGCTCACCGGGCTCGAGTCGCTGCACTCGCTGCGCGGCTCGGGCAAGGTGGGCCTCACCACCGAGGAGCTCTTCCTCCGCGTGCAGCTCATCGCCCAGAACGTCGGCACCGACCCCTCTCAACCCGCGCACGTCGCGTTCTCGACGGCGCGCGTGGTGGACGCGGCAGGAAAGGACTACCCCATCGCCCAGGACGCCCAGACCCTCGCCGGCACACGCAAGCTGAACCGTACGTGGGAGCAGGACCAGCGCGACTCGATCACCCTCATCTTCGAGGTGCCGCCGTCCGCCATCGCTCCCGGGCTCACCCTCCTGCTGCCCACCAGCAGCGGCGAGGACGTTCGCCTGCCTCTGCAGCAATGAGGCCCTCCGGGAGGCGGTGACGGACGGTGACGGTCGAGCCCAAGCTCCTCCCGCTGCGCATCCGCCTCCCGTACGCGACGGAGGAGGACTTCATCGAGAAGTACGGCTCCAACGTCGCGCGCGGGGGCCTCTTCATCGCCACGCGTTCGCCCAAGCCCGAGGGCACCGGGCTGGCCTTCGAGCTGGTGCTGGCCGATGGCGGCCGCCTGCTGCGCGGCGAGGGCCTGGTGGTGAAGACCCAGACCGAGGGCGCGCGTGCCGGCATGACCGTGCGCTTCGTCCGCCTCGATGCGCACAGCAAGGCGCTCATCGACCGCATCCTGGCCCGCCGCAGCGAAGCCGCTCCCACCCCAGAGAAGCCACGCGCGGAGGAGCCCCAGCCGGCCGCGCCGAAGCGCGGGCGCCCTGTCATCACCGCCGAGGCGCTTCGCAAGCAGGCCGCGAACCCGCCCCGCCCCGCCGTCCCCGCCGCGCCCGGGCCCGCTCCCTCCGCTCCGAAGCCGGCGGCGAAGCCAGCCACGTCCGCCGCGCCGGCCCAGAACGGCGTCGCTCCGCCGAGGCATCCAGCCCAGGTGCCGACACGGCAAGCGGTTCCGCCCGCTCCGAAGCCGGCCGCGCCGCATCCGCCAGTGGCGGTGAAACCTCCCGCCCCCGTTGAGCAGCAGGCCCCCGCTGTACCCGCTGAGCCAACCGAGGCCCCGGCTCCCGTGAGTGCCCAGGTCTCCGCGCCCGTGCCCACCCCGGCGGAGCTCGCCACCCCGGCGGCTCCGGAGCGCCCCTCGCTTGCGGATTCCTCGCGGCCCGCGGCCCAGGATCTCATCGCCAGCGCCATCCTGGATCACCTCGCTCCCGTGGACCTGGAGCCCTCGCTCATCTCCCCGCTGGAGTCGGAGCCGCCCGTGTCCATCGCACCGGCACCGACGGCTCCCGCGCAGGTGGAGCCGCTCGCCGCCGAGGCCGACGCACTCATCCCAGCGAAGGAGGAGCCGCCCGTCCACGTGCCTCCGGAGCCCCCCAAACCACCACGGGTGAAGCCGCCCGTCTCCGAGACACTGGCACCGCCCATCCCCACCAGGGCGGAGCCCCCCGTCCCTCCCTCCGCCCGTGAGACGCCCGTCGTCGAGACACCGGCACCGTCCGTCCCCAGCACGGTGGAGCCCGCCGCGCCTCCCGCCGTCCGTGAGGCACCCGCCCCCACCGAGTACCTCCCCGAGGAGCTCCGCCGTCCGCCCTCGCCGGAGCTCAAGGGGCGCCGGCGCGCCATCCTCGACGTGCCCGTCTCCCCGCCCGTGACGGCCACCCATCCCGAGGTGGTGCTCGGCATCGACCTCGGCACCTCGGGGGCGCGCATCGCCGTGCACCATCAGGGGCGGCTCCAGCTCATCTCCCTCGGCGAGGCCCCATCGCTGCCCTCGCTCATCGCCGTGGACGAGACGGGCCAGCTCCTCGTGGGCACCGCAGCGCGCACCGAGGCCGAGCGCGCTCCGCGCCATGCCGCCCTCGGACTCCGCCGGTTCCTCGGGCTGCGCGCCCGTTCGCCCCTGGTGCGCGCGCTCGGCGGTCCCCTGCCCTTCCCCATCGTCGCGGGCCCTCGCGGTGACGCCAGCATCGAGCTCCGCGGTCAGAGCCACCTCCTGCCCGAGCTCGCCGCCCGGCTCCTGCGCGAGCTCAAGGCCGCCGCCAGCACCTTCCTCGGCCACGAGGCCACGCGGGCCGTCCTCTGCGTCCCCGCCCACTTCGACGACCGGCAGCGCGCCGCCATGCGCGAGGCGGGCACGCTCGCCGGGCTCAACGTCCTGCGCATCCTCAATGCCCCCTCGGCCGCGGCGCTCGCCTTCGGCCATGAGCGGGGGCTCGCCCGCAAGCGCATCCTCGTGGTGGAGCTGGGCGGTGGCGGGCTCGACGTGTCCGTCGTCCAGCTCACCGGAGACGACCTCGAGGTCATCACCACGGGAGGAGACCCCACCGTGGGCGGCATGGACTTCGACGCGCGCGTCGCCGAGGCCATCGCCAGCGACCTCCAGGCCCAGGGCGTCCCGCGCCCCGAGCACCCCTCCGACTGGAGCCCGCTGCTCACCGCCGCCGAGGCCGCCAAGGTGGCCCTCAGCGAGCAGGAGCGGGTCACCGTCCCACTCCCGGGCGGCCTGCCCCCGTTCTCCCTCGATCGCGAGCGCCTGGAGGCCCTCACCGCGGACCTCGTGCAGCGCATCACCCTCGTCGTGCGCCAGGTGCTCGAGTCCAGCGCGCTCACCCCGCAGGGGCTCGACGAGGTGCTG
This is a stretch of genomic DNA from Archangium lipolyticum. It encodes these proteins:
- a CDS encoding AbiTii domain-containing protein — its product is MVADTLALALRIGDQELRTFCENEIAGYPEDCELPPYRKPKMFLSLHEFNPQYIGWGGQALRVLQHLRANPSQYPQISTAMQLALSDFESTSLPSNSLSIMQRKVRDFPVSTPLDPETPVFLYASPDIYQQILSGIRQEITRRLLSKLRVLVPKST
- a CDS encoding SMI1/KNR4 family protein — protein: MRLLEKLSRHHFPNPPATLAEIVEFEQRVGWRMDSDLRAFYLHCNGAKLFEQPDSPYRILPLDKIIRARVAMRGEDSDEWGPASWYVLCDLHDNDRILVNVDRTLNARHPIIDGWNEGFSHPEDCKQIAGSFSEFLEAALSSGGRKFWLKQGGS
- a CDS encoding HEAT repeat domain-containing protein; this encodes MTDEQRQIRRMEALVANLRDPKHRRRRQHTLQVLAELWDRRHICIRIGPQPRIPPSVDALRAVGLCLDDPKLEVRIAAMVALTWCEPHFDEALPILEAGCRDPHPLVRLNAARSLSRLRAHAAGAVPTLRSLLSDPVRTVRWVAAFSLAECAPSEECVPILVDSLWSRSSFERLRSVVAFRGLGPLAWFAIPQLLHMMEQRGENELGEVAELLCELARDGAPGLSEPRVLDLREAARARALKDGPEGSK
- a CDS encoding HEAT repeat domain-containing protein — its product is MSKQLGKGTDPKLRSQAALGLGASDDPEALKPLCDGLKDSSEQVRAASAQALGKLKELAGLECLKARKSETDAAARTAIQTSLQVLQDLKARAPKLYVQLVGVKDKTGQLRPEVVKVTEARMRRKLTQVGALLAPVKESKAAAQGVLRKHGIHGYRLQTEIHPTESGGLKVRVVCIGYPDQALLGDVEVQASGAKPEELLKVLAPRIIEDAADTFEWDT
- a CDS encoding HEAT repeat domain-containing protein, which translates into the protein MAQTNPQTASLGRLLRKGAEPPQRIQAARVLGESEDPEALQPLCEGLQDPSGEVRAAAAEALGKLGEVGAVECLEARKDEPDEAAQAAITAALKTLRELKARPPRLYVMLNGVKDATGTVPPEWVKATEARMRRKLTQLGAWLAPEKESEAEARAVLKKEKLQGYRLMAEIRPGPDGGLKLSVMCLRYPGKQLLGNVEVQASGAEQGDMLEALAPRAIEEAASSFGWKR
- the alaS gene encoding alanine--tRNA ligase, which gives rise to MSSVMSASQIREAFLKFFEERGHRRVASSSLVPQNDPTLLFTNAGMVQFKDVFTGREKRDYARATTSQKCVRAGGKHNDLDNVGYTARHHTFFEMLGNFSFGDYFKAEAIAYGWEFVTKTLGLPKERLAVTVFNGERGIPWDEEAAELWAKQGVSRDRILKLGYKDNFWAMGDTGPCGPCSEIHFHQGNDIPCVEEAAGRPCQGVACDCDRWLEIWNLVFMQFERKEKDAPLIPLPKPSIDTGAGLERIASVVQGKRSNYDTDLFQGILSTVSGLVGKPYTQEGGASMRVVADHSRATAFLVADGVQPSNEGRGYVLRRIMRRAIRHGSLLGLDELFFYKVVDRVIELMGDAYPELRESRTFILEVAKFEEESFRRTLNRGMKLIDEEVSRLKKSGEKVLEGKKVFDLHSTYGFPWDLTQIILRERGYEADLEGFEKEMEEEAKRGKFAGSGDKAVGAIYQQVLERLGPSEFLGYEGVGHEGEGSVRAILKGGAEVTHASEGDEVELVLDRTPFYGESGGQMGDTGRIVGHGGKAVAQVQDAQRPVQGLIVHKVKVTQGSFKVGDMVQAGVDGERRSSIRANHSATHLLHKALKMVLGEHVKQAGSVVAPDYLRFDFSHFAPMTHEQLEQVEDLVNGWVRENTEAQTRIMNLEEAKKSGAVAMFGEKYGETVRVVTVHPQSTELCGGTHVRRSGDIGLFKVLSESGVASGVRRVTAVTGLGALQYVRETERELKKAAELLKTSPKDLVKRVESTQKRMKELEKKIEEVAVKAQAGSSKDLLDQARDINGMKVLATRMDPADPNVFRGLADQLRDRIKSGVIVIGGEKDGKVVLLVAATKDVVARGIHAGNLLKEMAKEVNGRGGGKPDLAQGGGEDPSRIPAAFDKFYELVQGTNLS
- a CDS encoding TIGR02266 family protein; amino-acid sequence: MTVEPKLLPLRIRLPYATEEDFIEKYGSNVARGGLFIATRSPKPEGTGLAFELVLADGGRLLRGEGLVVKTQTEGARAGMTVRFVRLDAHSKALIDRILARRSEAAPTPEKPRAEEPQPAAPKRGRPVITAEALRKQAANPPRPAVPAAPGPAPSAPKPAAKPATSAAPAQNGVAPPRHPAQVPTRQAVPPAPKPAAPHPPVAVKPPAPVEQQAPAVPAEPTEAPAPVSAQVSAPVPTPAELATPAAPERPSLADSSRPAAQDLIASAILDHLAPVDLEPSLISPLESEPPVSIAPAPTAPAQVEPLAAEADALIPAKEEPPVHVPPEPPKPPRVKPPVSETLAPPIPTRAEPPVPPSARETPVVETPAPSVPSTVEPAAPPAVREAPAPTEYLPEELRRPPSPELKGRRRAILDVPVSPPVTATHPEVVLGIDLGTSGARIAVHHQGRLQLISLGEAPSLPSLIAVDETGQLLVGTAARTEAERAPRHAALGLRRFLGLRARSPLVRALGGPLPFPIVAGPRGDASIELRGQSHLLPELAARLLRELKAAASTFLGHEATRAVLCVPAHFDDRQRAAMREAGTLAGLNVLRILNAPSAAALAFGHERGLARKRILVVELGGGGLDVSVVQLTGDDLEVITTGGDPTVGGMDFDARVAEAIASDLQAQGVPRPEHPSDWSPLLTAAEAAKVALSEQERVTVPLPGGLPPFSLDRERLEALTADLVQRITLVVRQVLESSALTPQGLDEVLLLGGQGRSPLVRRRLEESLGVPVRTDVEATHSAALGAALLGQGILDAQAGKPGATVSEVLSVPIGVAERGGTLRRVLERNTRLPAEKTLVLPATPGPLVLALFQGPSPVAAENEYLGTLSFSIERPGEAEVHFSLSQDGTLSLAATLPGVKRHSVTLAADMPEDAELESVISRSPLEGEPGNRPGGLLSGLRKLFGRR